The Bacteroidota bacterium genome window below encodes:
- the lnt gene encoding apolipoprotein N-acyltransferase, translated as MKKFLNRFKTKDFWLRVICGVCFGLAFPPINLYPLIYIGIILLIKEIITCNSYNEVLRKTYAIFFWFNLVAVSWLCLSGFRHNADRFLIVAGVLTLIAHPMFFWLPAAAFYKVYRSLKNFRYKYLYLLSFPFIWVAFEYLHTQTQLSFPWLTFGNSQTYNLAKIQFIEYTGVYGLTFWICTVGILLFYFAQKQRAARWQNFNIKSYLLIILIIVVYLAPDAYTFIMKSPAKYSNAFTNGEVNVGVVQPNGDPWEKWGSKQMQFVNEYTDMIKTLKDKNPKTELIILPETAITFLIFQESYKEKYLKFKNLVDSINTPLLIGLPYVKFYKDSLEAPPDAKRGGSGNFYDTYNAAALFEKNKTPQEYQIYKKNKLVIGAERIPYQETLGFLKDFVTWGVGISQWQIGKDTVNFVMENGVQFNTAICYESVYPEYFSKFVKKGADFCTIITNDAWWGKLFGTYQHNQFAILRAVENRRWIARSANTGISDFIDPYGNKYEETEINTRASFAGKIGIIKEKTFYTEHGDLFSVICLWISSGAVLACFVIGFIKQKSRS; from the coding sequence TTGAAAAAGTTCCTCAACAGATTTAAGACTAAAGACTTCTGGCTGCGAGTCATTTGCGGGGTTTGCTTCGGGCTTGCCTTTCCGCCTATCAATCTTTATCCTTTGATTTACATAGGAATAATTCTTCTAATAAAAGAAATTATTACGTGTAACTCATACAACGAAGTCCTCAGAAAAACATACGCAATTTTCTTCTGGTTTAATCTTGTAGCTGTTTCGTGGTTGTGCCTCAGCGGATTCCGTCACAATGCCGATAGATTTTTAATCGTTGCGGGAGTTCTTACTCTTATAGCTCATCCTATGTTCTTCTGGCTTCCTGCAGCAGCCTTCTATAAAGTTTACCGCTCGTTAAAGAATTTCAGATATAAATATTTATATCTCCTTTCATTTCCATTCATCTGGGTAGCGTTCGAATATCTTCACACTCAAACGCAACTGAGTTTTCCCTGGCTTACGTTCGGTAACTCTCAAACATATAACCTTGCTAAAATTCAGTTTATAGAGTACACAGGCGTTTACGGATTAACGTTCTGGATTTGTACAGTAGGCATATTACTGTTTTATTTTGCTCAGAAACAGCGCGCTGCAAGATGGCAGAATTTTAATATCAAAAGCTATCTACTGATAATTTTAATCATAGTAGTTTATCTTGCTCCCGATGCATATACTTTTATAATGAAAAGCCCTGCAAAATATTCTAACGCTTTTACAAACGGAGAAGTAAACGTGGGAGTTGTTCAGCCTAACGGAGACCCATGGGAAAAATGGGGAAGTAAGCAAATGCAGTTTGTGAATGAGTATACCGATATGATTAAAACACTTAAGGATAAAAATCCTAAAACGGAATTAATAATTTTGCCTGAGACTGCAATTACGTTTTTAATTTTTCAGGAGAGCTATAAAGAAAAATATCTTAAATTTAAAAATCTTGTTGATTCAATTAACACCCCGTTACTCATTGGATTACCCTATGTAAAATTTTATAAAGACTCACTTGAAGCCCCACCCGATGCTAAGAGAGGCGGCTCAGGAAATTTTTACGACACATACAATGCAGCTGCGCTTTTTGAAAAAAACAAAACTCCGCAGGAATACCAGATTTATAAAAAAAATAAATTAGTAATCGGCGCGGAAAGAATTCCTTATCAGGAAACTCTTGGCTTCCTTAAAGATTTTGTTACCTGGGGTGTCGGTATAAGCCAGTGGCAGATAGGCAAAGACACTGTAAATTTTGTTATGGAAAACGGAGTGCAGTTTAATACTGCAATTTGTTATGAATCAGTGTACCCGGAGTATTTTTCCAAGTTTGTAAAAAAAGGAGCGGACTTCTGTACCATAATAACAAACGATGCATGGTGGGGAAAACTATTTGGAACCTATCAGCATAATCAGTTTGCAATTTTACGCGCTGTGGAAAACAGAAGATGGATTGCCAGAAGCGCCAATACAGGTATCTCAGATTTTATTGACCCCTACGGAAATAAATATGAAGAGACGGAAATAAATACGAGAGCTTCTTTCGCAGGAAAGATCGGCATTATAAAAGAGAAAACTTTTTATACTGAGCACGGAGATTTGTTCAGTGTGATATGCTTATGGATAAGCAGCGGAGCTGTGCTTGCTTGTTTTGTAATTGGGTTTATAAAACAAAAAAGCCGCAGCTAA